A genomic window from Melopsittacus undulatus isolate bMelUnd1 chromosome 7, bMelUnd1.mat.Z, whole genome shotgun sequence includes:
- the KLHL5 gene encoding kelch-like protein 5 isoform X2, giving the protein MEPCNSDEFFQALNHAEQTFKKMENYLRHKQLCDVVLVAGDRRIPAHRLVLSSVSDYFAAMFTNDVREARQEEIKMEGVEPNALWALVQYAYTGRLELKEDNIECLLSTACLLQLSQVVEACCKFLMKQLHPSNCLGIRSFADAQGCTDLHKVAHNYTMENFMEVIRNQEFLLLPATEIAKLLASDDMNIPNEETILNALLTWVRHDLEQRRKDLSKLLAYIRLPLLAPQFLADMENNALFRDDIECQKLIMEAMKYHLLPERRPMLQSPRTKPRKSTVGVLFAVGGMDATKGATSIEKYELRTNMWTPVANMNGRRLQFGVAVLDDKLYVVGGRDGLKTLNTVECYNPRTKTWSVMPPMSTHRHGLGVAVLEGPMYAVGGHDGWSYLNTVERWDPQARQWNFVASMSTPRSTVGVAILNGKLYAVGGRDGSSCLKSVECFDPHTNKWTPCAQMSKRRGGVGVTTWNGFLYAIGGHDAPASNLTSRLSDCVERYDPKTDTWTAVASMSISRDAVGVCLLGDKLYAVGGYDGQTYLNTVESYDPQTNEWTQVAPLCLGRAGACVVTVKL; this is encoded by the exons ATTGGTTCTCTCCTCTGTTTCGGACTATTTTGCGGCAATGTTCACTAATGATGTAAGGGAAGCAAGACAGGAGGAAATCAAGATGGAAGGTGTGGAGCCAAATGCATTGTGGGCTCTGGTTCAATATGCATATACAG GTCGCCTTGAATTAAAAGAAGATAACATTGAGTGCCTGTTATCTACAGCTTGCCTTCTTCAGCTCTCTCAGGTTGTAGAAGCATGTTGCAAATTTTTAATGAAGCAGCTTCACCCGTCCAATTGCCTTGGAATCCGATCTTTCGCTGATGCACAGGGTTGCACTGACTTGCACAAGGTGGCTCACAATTACACTATG gaaaacttCATGGAAGTAATTAGAAACCAGGAGTTTCTATTATTGCCAGCCACTGAAATTGCAAAGCTTTTAGCAAGTGACGACATGAATATTCCTAATGAAGAAACCATACTGAATGCCCTACTTACGTGGGTTCGACATGATTTggaacagagaaggaaagatcTTAGCAAACTCTTGGCTTACATTAGACTGCCTCTGCTTGCTCCACAA tttCTGGCAGATATGGAAAATAATGCACTCTTTAGGGATGACATTGAATGTCAAAAACTCATTATGGAAGCAATGAAGTACCATCTGTTGCCAGAGAGACGACCTATGTTGCAAAGTCCTCGCACCAAACCTAGAAAATCTACAGTGGGTGTGTTGTTTGCAGTTGGAGGAATGGATGCAACAAAAG GAGCTACAAGCATTGAAAAGTATGAACTTCGTACCAACATGTGGACTCCTGTTGCAAACATGAATGGACGAAGGCTACAGTTTGGAGTTGCTGTCTTAGATGATAAATTGTATGTTGTTGGTGGCAGAGATGGCCTGAAAACATTGAATACGGTAGAGTGCTACAACCCTAGAACAAAAACTTGGAGTGTAATGCCACCTATGTCCACTCATCGTCATGGTCTTG gagtAGCCGTATTGGAAGGTCCCATGTATGCTGTAGGAGGACATGATGGCTGGAGCTACCTGAATACAGTAGAAAGATGGGATCCACAGGCTCGTCAGTGGAACTTTGTAGCTAGTATGTCAACTCCAAGGAGTACTGTTGGTGTAGCAATATTAAATGGAAA gCTTTATGCAGTTGGTGGTCGAGATGGGAGTTCTTGTCTTAAGTCAGTAGAATGTTTTGATCCTCATACAAACAAATGGACCCCCTGTGCTCAGATGTCAAAAAGAAGAGGTGGTGTAGGTGTAACCACCTGGAATGGGTTCTTGTATGCAATAGGTGGTCATGATGCCCCAGCATCAAACTTAACATCTAGGCTGTCAGACTGCGTAGAAAG GTATGATCCAAAAACAGATACATGGACTGCTGTGGCCTCTATGAGCATTAGCAGAGATGCAGTGGGAGTATGTCTCCTTGGTGACAAGTTGTATGCTGTTGGAGGATATGATGGTCAAACTTACCTTAATACAGTGGAGTCTTACGATCCCCAGACAAATGAATGGACACAG GTTGCACCCTTGTGCTTAGGAAGAGCTGGAGCATGTGTTGTGACCGTAAAACTGTAA